One Hordeum vulgare subsp. vulgare chromosome 4H, MorexV3_pseudomolecules_assembly, whole genome shotgun sequence DNA window includes the following coding sequences:
- the LOC123446707 gene encoding uncharacterized protein LOC123446707: protein MELVSYIAMCLLLVFVIPSHATATAPTGMLERETKQQILASIPPHWQENPVLFLTSPSGKYAAHFMRSQTVPGAGGLGADFCYVEILDTTEPGAEGRSVWESECLAVSTVNTCALVFSWKGLEVFDGSNSVWHTHDTESVDNNFLKTLQLVDEGDMRILDKGGELAWKASDEPRAAQHCGMPGSPGLVSAMPPFAEPVGHGSSNLPFGQEPESNGNTGVAQPALPLPEAAGSGGVAGQGHAVEDVGQTIGFGSQPLVDNSPYDSGAPKHGCSLLRIGVALGVSSAIVMALGL from the coding sequence ATGGAGCTCGTCTCATACATTGCCATGTGCCTCTTGCTGGTGTTTGTCATCCCTTCCCACGCCACAGCGACGGCGCCAACCGGCATGCTTGAGCGGGAAACCAAGCAGCAAATCTTGGCGAGCATCCCGCCGCACTGGCAGGAGAACCCCGTGTTGTTCCTGACGTCGCCGTCCGGCAAGTACGCGGCGCACTTCATGCGCAGCCAGACCGTGCCGGGCGCCGGCGGCCTCGGAGCCGACTTCTGCTACGTCGAGATTCTCGACACCACCGAGCCGGGCGCGGAGGGGCGGAGCGTGTGGGAGTCGGAGTGCTTGGCGGTGAGCACCGTGAACACCTGCGCGCTCGTGTTCTCGTGGAAAGGGCTGGAGGTGTTCGACGGGAGCAACTCTGTGTGGCACACACACGACACAGAGTCGGTCGACAACAACTTCCTCAAAACCCTGCAGCTGGTGGACGAGGGTGACATGCGCATCCTCGACAAGGGCGGCGAGCTCGCGTGGAAGGCTAGCGACGAGCCGCGCGCCGCGCAGCACTGCGGGATGCCCGGCTCACCCGGTCTAGTCTCGGCAATGCCGCCCTTCGCGGAGCCTGTTGGGCATGGAAGCAGCAACCTGCCCTTTGGACAGGAACCAGAAAGCAATGGCAATACCGGTGTAGCACAGCCCGCTCTGCCGCTGCCAGAAGCGGCAGGGTCCGGTGGTGTCGCTGGGCAGGGGCATGCAGTGGAGGACGTGGGGCAGACGATTGGATTTGGCAGTCAACCATTGGTGGACAACAGCCCATACGACAGCGGTGCACCGAAGCATGGATGCAGCTTGCTCAGAATCGGAGTTGCACTGGGTGTCAGCTCTGCCATTGTCATGGCCCTCGGTCTCTGA